ATACAGACTCTCCGGAGTAGTAATCAGAATGTCGCCAGGATGCCTCCGAAACCGCGCACGCTCCTTCTGCGAAGTGTCCCCCGTGCGCACACTGATCTCCGGCATCCGCACCGCAACGCCTTCACGCTTCGCCATGTTGGCAATCCCCACAAGAGGCGATCGAAGATTGCGTTCCACATCCGACGCCAGCGCCTTGAGCGGCGAAAGATACACCACCCTGCACCCTCTCTCAGCCTCAGGAGCCGTCCGCATCATCAATCTGTCGAGACACCACAGAAACGCTGTCAGCGTCTTACCCGTGCCTGTCGGCGCCAATATCAACGTCGACTCTCCACGAGCAATCGCCGGCCAGCCCTCCACCTGCGGGGCCGTCGGCGCATCAAACACCGCCCGAAACCACCTCGCCGTAATCGGATGGAAAAGCGCAAGCGCATCCTCGCCGCCGAGATTCCCAGGCAGCAGCGGCTCCGTCTTCTCCGGGATTATTTTCTTCTTCGGCTTAGAAGTCTTTGGCGGCATAGTCAAAGTGTGCGCTCTCAGCAGCATAACTGCCGCACACTATTGGATGCGCGCCCAAGCTCTCAGGTCCAGCCCGCGACCGGCCATCTACCTCTCAACTCGCCCTCACCGGACTATAGAAGTAGCAGTCCGCCCCAAACTCCACCTCAAAAAGATTCGTGGAATCCTCCGCCTGCTCCGCATTCCCCAACACTAGATATCCGGCAGGAGACAGCTTCCGGTGAATCTCCCTGAAGAGCGCCCGTCGATCCTGCTGAGAAAAATAAAGCAGCACATTTCTCAACAACACCAGATCGAAGGTCGGCAGCAAAGGCAACGGAGCGCACAGATTGGCGTAGTGAAACTCGCACATCGACCGAATCTGCGGACTAACCTCCCACTCCTCTCCGTGACGGGTCATATACTTCAGCAGCATCCGCGCGGGCAACCCGCGATTTACCTCCAGCCGCCGATACCGCCCCTTCTGCGCATAATCGACAACATGCCGCGAGATATCGGTGCCGACGATCTTTACATCCCAGCCCGCAATCTCCGAAAAATGCTCCGCAATCATCATCGCCAGACTGTAAGCCTCCTGCCCGGTCGAACTCGCAGCACTCCATATCCGCAGCCGCCGCTCCTCCATTCGCCGTTCCATCAGCCGAGGAATAAGAATCTGCCGCAGCATCTCAAACGGCCTCATGTCACGAAAGAAACTCGTCTCATTGATCGTCATCGCCTCGGCAACCGCGCGATGCAGATGAGCCGGCCGCCCCGCCTTCAACATATTCACAAAGTCCTCAAGACTATCCGCGCCCGACAACCGTGCGATAGGTGTCAGCCTCGTATCAAACAGAGCATTGCGCGACGGATCAATCAGGTTCGCCGACTGCTCCAGCACAAGCTCACGAAGATAAGCGTAGTCCGTATCAGAGCAGGCCATCGTTGATCTCCCGTCGCGACGCCATCGCGGATGCTGCGTGGCGTGCTGTATCCATCTTCGTCAATCTTCCCGCGTCAACTCTCTGCTTCAGCGCACCCGCAATCTCCGCAAGCGGTAGCGTTGCGCTTGCAATTCCAGCCTCAGTCACCTTGGCTGGCATGCCCCATACGGCAGAGCTCGCCTCGTCCTGCGCCAGCACCACTCCCCCGCGTTCATGGACGGCCCGCGCTCCATCCAGGCCATCCGCACCCATACCCGTCATCACCAGCGCCAGCGCAGCCGCGCCATACATCCGTGCCGCAGAAAAAAACAGGTAATCCACCGCCGGCCTGCAGTGATTCAACGGCTCCCGCTGATGCAGCCGAACCCTGCTGCTCCGACCCGCCAACCCCCCATCCTGTCTGTCCGTTAACCCGTTGCCCGGGCCTACCTCCATGTGCGCATCCCCCGGAGCCAGCCAGATCGTGCCCGGTCGAATCATCGCGTTCTCATAGGCCTCTTTCACCCGCAGCGAACAGCATTTATCCAACCGCTCCGCCAGCGCACCGGTGAACAGCTTCGGCATATGCTGAACGATCAACACCGGAACAGGAAAATCTGCAGGCAGCCGCGGCAGCAACTGCTCCAGCGCAGACGGCCCACCGGTAGACAATCCAATCACCACCAGCTCAATCGGAGCGGACAACTTCGGCAACGCCGCACCAGCCGGAGCGTTGCCGGCATTGCCCGAACCGCCCCGAGCGACCACACTCTCCTGCTTCCGCTTCGCGCCTTTAGCCAGCGCAGCAATTCGCGGCAGCAGTTGCTGCGACAGCGAAAGCATCGCCGAGGCGAAATCTCGCTGCTCAGCCGGCTTGGTCACATAGTCTGCAGCGCCACACGCCAGCGCCTCCAGCGTCGACCGCGCCCCGCGCTCGGTATGCGCACTGCACATGATCACC
The Edaphobacter lichenicola genome window above contains:
- a CDS encoding protein-glutamate methylesterase/protein-glutamine glutaminase, coding for MGPMEERPLRILAADDSAVMRGVMWKLFQRHAEDRSSELPRMELCGVALDGVDCLESVKRLSPDVLVLDLEMPRLNGLEVLRRLQVENPGLPVIMCSAHTERGARSTLEALACGAADYVTKPAEQRDFASAMLSLSQQLLPRIAALAKGAKRKQESVVARGGSGNAGNAPAGAALPKLSAPIELVVIGLSTGGPSALEQLLPRLPADFPVPVLIVQHMPKLFTGALAERLDKCCSLRVKEAYENAMIRPGTIWLAPGDAHMEVGPGNGLTDRQDGGLAGRSSRVRLHQREPLNHCRPAVDYLFFSAARMYGAAALALVMTGMGADGLDGARAVHERGGVVLAQDEASSAVWGMPAKVTEAGIASATLPLAEIAGALKQRVDAGRLTKMDTARHAASAMASRREINDGLL
- a CDS encoding CheR family methyltransferase, translated to MACSDTDYAYLRELVLEQSANLIDPSRNALFDTRLTPIARLSGADSLEDFVNMLKAGRPAHLHRAVAEAMTINETSFFRDMRPFEMLRQILIPRLMERRMEERRLRIWSAASSTGQEAYSLAMMIAEHFSEIAGWDVKIVGTDISRHVVDYAQKGRYRRLEVNRGLPARMLLKYMTRHGEEWEVSPQIRSMCEFHYANLCAPLPLLPTFDLVLLRNVLLYFSQQDRRALFREIHRKLSPAGYLVLGNAEQAEDSTNLFEVEFGADCYFYSPVRAS